AGTTATCAGCAAATGTACCTGATTATTTTTCAGATAATCCAGTGCTAGAACAGGGCTTGTGACAGCACAAGCGATTTCGATGTGGTAACCCTCCCAGTCAATGGCATTTTTTAACCCCTCTACAATAAACGCCTCATCATCAACAATTACTGCCTGATACATTATGTTCACCTTCCTTAAGTAGTAAAAATACCAAGTTAATTCTATCTTAGTTTGGTTAAGAGACAAAGTCAAGCAGCTTGAGAAAGAAAAGTAAGGAATTCAATGGAATTTGAAAGAATAGATGTAATTTATGCCAAATAATCGGTATTTATGGCTTTTAGGCGTTTTGTAGGTATAAGAGTAACAAGCACCGAAAAAAAAATAATTATGCAAAGGGCATTACGATGGAATACAAAATAAAATTAGAAAAGCCCGCAAGGGACTTTAATGAAGGATTTCTCTTAGGGAATGGTCATACAGGAGCTGTGGTGTATGGCGGAATACAGAAGGAAGTAATAGAACTGTCGGAAATCACCTTTTATTCCGGAGAGGTAAGTCAAGAAAATAACCAGAAAAATGCAAGTGAAGCTTTTAAAACAATGCGAAAGCTGGTATCTGAAGGAGAATATGAAGCATCCATGGAGGCTGCCAGAGGATTTATGGGAATACGGCGTAACTATGGAACAAATCTGCCGGTGGGTAAATTAATCATTGAGCTGCCAGATGGAGAGGTTACCGGCTATAACAGGGAGTTAAACCTGATGGCTGGCATTGCAGCTATATCCTATACCCAGAAGGGGGTAGATATAACCAGAGAGACATTTGTATCTAACCCTTCCAAAAAGTTATTCTATAAAATTCAAAGTAAAGAAACAGGATTTTTGTGTGCAAGAATCTTTTTTGAAGGAATGAATGATAACGTTTGGGTGGATTGTCAAGAGGGAGAGTATACTTTTATGGCAAGAGCGAGGGAAAGTCTTCACAGTGACGGAACCTGCGGAGTAAGCCTCCTAGGCAGGGTTAGTGCAGGTATTACCGGCGGAACGATAGAGTATACAAAAAATGGAATTCTCATAGAAGGAGCAGAGAGTATTTCTTTTACACTTGCTCTTTCTACAGACTTTGAAACAAGCAGTGACAATCAAAATAAGATACCTCTGTATTCACCTTCGACGAATGAGTTTTTACAGGAACAAAATTTACTTATGAGGGGAAGAGGCTTTGACTTTGATATGGAAAAAGAAAAACATAGCAAGGATTTTTCCGCCTTTATGAGACGCGTGGATATAGATTTACCGGAGGATTTCGTCACAGGACTTATGTTTCAGTATGGCCGGTATCTTTTGTTATCCAGTTCCAGAGAGGATTCTCCCCTGCCTGCACATTTGCAAGGAATATGGAATGATAATGTAGCCTGCAATATCGGCTGGACCTGTGATATGCACCTTGATATTAATACCCAGATGAATTATTGGATTGCAGGTCCGGCGAATCTTTCAGAATGTGATGCTCCCTTATTTCACTGGATGGAGAAGAAAGTTATTCCCTCCGGCAGGATTACGGCAAAGGAAAGTTATGGTTTGCAGGGCTGGTCAGCAGATCTTGTATCCAATGCTTGGGGTTTTACAGCACCCTACTGGTCAAGAAATATATCACCTTGCCCTACAGGAGGGATTTGGGCAGCAGATGCGTATCTAGACTATTATGAATACACCGGTGAGGTGGAATTTTTAATTAACAGGGCGTATCCAGTTTTTGAGGAAGCAGCAGAATTTTTTACAAAGTATGTGTTTAAAGATAAAGAAAGTAATTACTATACAGCAGGGCCTTCCATATCCCCAGAGAATTCCTTTGAGGTTCAGGGAACAAGCTTTTACTTTTCCAACGGCTGTACCTATGAACTTACGGTTATCAGACAATTATTTACTAATTTTTTAAATATGGCAGGGGAACTAAAAAAGGATACTCCACTCGTACAGAAAGTAAAAGAAATTTTACCAAAGTTACTGCCCTTTCGTATTCTTAAGGATAATACTCTTGCAGAATGGAATCACGATTATCCGGCTAAGGATTCTCAACATAGACATACCAGTCACCTGTTAGGCCTTTATCCATATAGTCAGATTACAGTGGAAGAGACCCCGGAGCTTGCGCAGGCAGTAAAGAATACACTTACAAATAAACTATTTCCTTATGAGAACTGGGAGGATACTGGTTGGGCAAGGTCTATGCTGCTTCTATATGCTTCCAGGTTGCAGGAGGGAGAGGAGGCATACTTTCATATAAAAGAAATACAGGAGAAGCTAACGCATCCCAATTATTTAGTAATGCATCCTCCAACCAGAGGGGCAGGCTCTTTTAAAGAAGTATATGAACTGGATGGAAATACAGGCTTTACCATGGGAGTGCTGGAGATGTTGTTACAAAGTCATGATGGAAAGATTCGATTGCTGCCAGCATTGCCAAGGGCATGGAGCAAGGGAAGTATTCAGGGAATTGTTGCAAGAGGAGCGGTGACGGTAAGTATTACTTGGGAGAATTACCGTATGAAAGAAGCTGCTTTCTTATCAAAGTATGATAAGGAGATTCGAATAGAATATTCAATGGGCAAAGCAATTAAAAGGGAAAAGCCGGCACGAACTGAGCAGCGATACTCTTTAAAGGCAGGAATCTGGTTAAGGTTACGAGAACAAGAAGGCGTCTTACAGCAATCCGTATAAAGCGGAGCTTAAAGGAAAGAGGGAAAAGACATGGTATATGACAATTACAAATTTACAGTGCCGAAAGAAAAGCAGGTCAGGGTAATTATTAATACAGATGTAAAGAATGAAGCCGATGACCATTTTGCAGTGGTACATGGTTTACTTAGTCCTAAATTCGATAACGTAGGTCTGATTGCAGCTCACTTTGGCGAGAGAGAAGCAGACGGTATGGAGCAAAGCTATCAGGAATTACATAGTATATTTGATCTTATGGGTTTTTCGGAAAAAGAACGAATCGTTAGGGGAGCGGGGATAGCTATGCCTGACAAGCAGACTCCTATAGATTCAGACGGGGCAAGACTAATTATTAAAGAAGCTATGAAGGAGGATGACAGGCCACTCTATGTACTCTTTTTAGGACCTCTTACAGATATGGCAAGTGCTTATCTGATTGAACCTAAAATAGCAGAAAGGCTTAACGTTATCTGGATTGGGGGAGGCAGGTATCCGGTGGGCGGACCAGAATTTAATCTGGGTAATGATATCCATGCTGCCAACGTAGTTTTTAGCTCCGGTATTCCTTTGTGGCAGGTACCAAAGAATGTATATGAAATGATGCCGGTATCCTTATGTGAGCTTGAATATCGTGTTCATCCTCAGGGGAAAATCGGAGAATATCTGTTTGAACAGTTAATAAAGCATAGCCAGGAGGAAATTCCGAGGAAAAGTCCTTTTCGAACCGGTGAAACCTGGGTACTTGGAGATTCACCGGCAATAGGGCTTTTATTGTATGAACACCGGTTTGAATTTGATTGGATTCAGGCACCTTTTATCGGCAGTGATATGAATTATGTTCATACTGGATTAAACCGACCAATCCGGGTCTATAAAAATATAGACTCCAGACTGCTGTTAGAGGATTTTTACGCCAAACTGGCACTATTTGAACAAAAGAGGAAGGGGGTAGGAAAGTGATATGAAGGTTATAAAATTTGAAACCTGGTGGGTGAGCAGGAATAAAAGTCTGTTTGATAAAAAAAGACAGGGAAAGGCTTCAATGAACTGGGATGTAGTAGTAATTAAGCTGACCTCTGATACGGGAATGGAAGGACTTGCGACCTGTCTGGCAGCTAGGAGTGGAACAGTTACAGAAGCTTATCTTCATGAGACCATAGCACCTGTGGTGTTAGGCAGAGACCCTCATGACAGGGAGAAAATCTGGCATGAGCTTTGGAATATAGACAGACATCTGACGTTTTTCCCTGTATATGTGACAGGGCCTATCGATGTTGCCTTATGGGATATGTGTGCTAAGGAAGCAGGACTTCCCCTATACCAATATATCGGTGCTTACCGTACCAGTCTTCCGGTATATGCCAGTGGTTTATTCCATGAACATGTCAGTGATTATACAAAAGAGGCTCTCTACTATAAAAACCTTGGAATTAATGCTTACAAAGCCCATCCAAAAGGGCCCTGGACGTTAGACAATGAAATACACAAAGAAGTTCGTCATGCGGTAGGGGAAGATATGGTACTTATGAGTGATCCGGTGGGTGAATATACACTTGACCAGGCAATTGCAGTAGGAAGGCAGTTGGAAAAATTAAATTACCGCTGGTTTGAAGAACCTTTTCGAGATTTTGAACTCTATAAGTATACCGAGCTGTGCAGGACACTTGATATTCCCATTGCTGCAACAGAAACTACCAGAGGCTGTCATTGGGGTGTAGCACAGGTTATTGCCGCCAGAGCAGCGGATATTGTAAGAGCTGACGTAAGCTGGAAAAACGGAATTACAGGAACCTTAAAGATTGCACATATGGCGGAAGCCTTTGGTTTAAACTGTGAAATCCATACTACCACCATGAATTTTATGGATTTGGTGAATCTTCATGTAAGCTGTGCCATAAGAAACTGTGAATATTATGAGTATTTTGTGCCGGAGGAGAACTTTACACTCCCCCTGCTTGGAAAATTGCCTATCAAAGACGGATACATAACAGTTCCTGATAAGCCTGGGATAGGGGCAGAGTTAGATTGGGATACCATTCATAATAATTGCAGGTCTTATAGAGAAGTTAAAATATAGGGAGGTGTAAACTATGGCAAATTTAGAAGGCAGAAAAGGGATTGTTACAGGTGGTTCCAGCGGTATCGGCTACGCCATTGCAAATTGCCTGGCACAAGCAGGAGCAACAGTGTATTCCGTCAGCAGAAAGGGGAAGGATAAGGAGGGACTGCCGTTCTCTCATCCGAGTGTAATCCATACCGTAGGAGATGTCACGGATATGGCTGGTATGAAAAAGCTGGTTGATAATGTGGCAAAAGAAGGCGGGATAGATTTTTTAATTAATAATGCCGGAATTACTATTAAAAAGCGGGCAGAATTGTTAGATTATGAGGAATTCCAACAGGTCATGGAGGTAAATGTACACAGTGTTTTCAACCTTTCTGTGCTGTGCTACCCTTATTTAAAGCAATCACCCTACATTGGCAGGATTATTAATATATCCAGTATGGCAGCCCACTTAGGGTTTTCAGAGGTTGTACCCTATTGTACCAGTAAGGCGGCAGTACTTGGTTTAACCCGGGGACTTTCGGTGGAATGGGCTAACGATAATATACTTATTAATTCCATCGCACCGGGGTGGTTTCCGAGTGAGATGTCAAAGCAGATTATGACACCGGAGAGAAAAGAGGCAATACTTGCCAGGATGCCTCTGCACAAGTTCGGTGATACCAAAGATTTAGGTGAAATGGCACTGTTTTTACTGGGGGATGGCGCAGGTTATATAACCGGACAGGACTTTGCTGTGGACGGTGGGGCTTTGGCCTATGGATTTTAGAGTCTTAAAAAATGGAGGAAAAATAGATGAATAAAATTAAAGATATTAAATTATATCAGGCAGTTTCTAAGGTGAGCCAGCCTATTGCCGATGCAACCCATGAGATATCTCAAATTAAATTCTACATAGTTGAGGTGTTTACAGAAGAAGGAGTCAGAGGACAAGGGTATTTACTTAGCTTTCATTATTCCCCAAAGGCAATAGAGGGAGCTTTAGCGGATATTAAAAACTTTGTACTGGAGAGGGAATTCTGCGTCCATGAGACTGTAAGATTAAAGGAAGAATACGAAAAAGAGTGTGAGTACTTTGGTAATACAGGACTTTTAAGGTGGGCACAGGCGGCAGTTAATGTGGCAATGTGGGATGCCTGGGGTAAAATTTTAAAACAGCCTATATATAAAATTTTTGGCTCTAACGGTAAGAAAATACCGGTTTATGGCAGCGGCGGCTGGCTAAGTTATACCGATGAAGAGCTGGTTCATGAGGTTACTGGCTACAAACAGAGAGGGTTTGGGGCTGTAAAAATAAAAGTGGGCAGCAGTGATATGGAGAGAGACTTGGAGCGACTTCGTAAAGTTAGAGAGGCTGTTGGTAAAGACATGAAGATAATGATGGATGCGAATCAGGGACTAGATGTTCCAAGGGCAATTCAGTTATCGCTTCATGCACAAAGCATAGGCATTAACTGGTTTGAAGAACCTATATCCAATCAGGATTTTAAAGGGTATGAGACCATACGGAGTAAAACTGGTATCAGCCTTGCCATGGGGGAGAGAGAGTTTGACGAAACAGCTCTAAAAAGTTTGATTGAGAAAAATGCTCTGGATTTATGGCAGCCGGATTTATTAAGGCTTGGTGGTGTAGAGGTATGGAGAAAAACCGCAGCACTGGCAGCAGCATACCAAATTCCCTGCCTCCCTCACTACTACAAGGACTACGATGTGCCCCTTCTTGCTACGATTGAAAAACCTTATGGGGCAGAAAGTTTCGACTGGATTGATGCCATTATTGACAATCCAATGAAGATTGTGGATGGTTATGCAATTCTTAGAGAAGAACCGGGCTGGGGTATTACATTTAAAGAGGAATTTTTAGAATCCATTGAATCGTAATTGTGAGATAGTGAATGAGTAAACTCTTTGAACAAAAATTTCTATATGTGGTGAAAGCGGCAGGAATCACTAGATGTAAGTTTCAGTGCAGTAGTAATTCACTTGTGTTCTGGTGATTGGTCTACTTCCTGTCTTTTAATATAGTATTTGCAATTGGCCAGGCAATCTAACGGAGGCAAGGGGGAAGGTACGAGAATGAAGCACAGAAGAAAAAAGGAAAAAACAGGTAAGAACAATACAAATAGAATTAAATATCATAAGCAAAAGCAAGACGGTTATAATGCTGGACCCAGTATGAAGACAAAATTAATTCTTGGTTTTCTGATTCCTGTATTTTGTATTATTGTATTGGGGCTGTTATCTTATAAAAAAGCTTCTGAAAAGATTATTGAAAACTTTGAAAGTGCTACCATTGCAACTATTAACACTACAGGTGAGTATTATAACCTGATACTAAAGAATATAGAAGATAAGTCTTTACAGCTCCTAAATGACACTATATTAAAGCGGTATTATTCCGGCTATTACAGTAGTGATACAGCCCAAGAAAATGAGATGCTTAAAACACTTCGTTCTAACATAGCTGCACTTTCAACTTCAGACCGGATGATTAAGAATATTGCTATATTTACCAGTTACGGAAAAGAAATATTGTCACAAGGTGCTTTCCAAACAAAAGGCGGTCTAACGCCCTATGAAGCTTATATAGCTTCTAAGGAAGCAGAAGAAGTACTGCAAGCCAAAAATAATCCGGTTTGGGCAGGATATCATCCCTTTTTGGATGAAAGCTTATCTGTCAGAGCGGAAGAATACGGACTTAGCCTTATCAGACAGTACTACAGCAGTAATGTACAACCTATGGGCTTTATTGTGATAGATGTCAGAAAAGATATTATACTAGAAGTAATTAAGGAACTAAATCTTCCGGAAGGCAGTAATTTTGCATTTATAACACCGGACGGAAGGGAAATCTCATTAACAGATGCAGAAGAACCGGTATTTACAAACCAAGCCTTTTATCAGGATACCCTTGGTTTAGTTGAAAGGAATGGATACCAATACGTCAAAGTTGATGGGAAGGATTTTTTATACATCTATTCCAGGGCCGGAGATACAAAGTTATACTCCTGCGCATTGATTCCGGCCGAATATCTTACCAGACAGACAGAGGTTATTAAAATCTTCTCTATCATATTGGTGAGTATATCTGCAATAATAGCGGTTGCTACCGGTATTATTCTTGCAGGGTATATTAGTAAAACCATTCATAAAATCATGGCTGCCTTAGCAAAAGCTGCAAGCGGGGATTTAACAATTCATATGGAGATAGGACGCAGAGATGAATTTGGGCGTCTGTCTGAAAGCGTCAATCATATGCTTTCCAATATGAAAAAATTAATTCAAAAGGCCACAGAGGTAAATCAGTTGGTACTTTCATCCTCTGCCCAAGTAGCGGAAAGCTCTGGTATTCTACTTGATACCAGCAAAAATATAGGTACTGCTATACATGAAGTACAAAAAGGCACCATTGAGCAGGCAGAAGATACGGAACAGTGCTTAAGGTTATCGAATGATCTTTTTAAGCGCATGGATCAGGTGTTAGCAAGTACCTATGAAATGGATAGCAGTATGTCGTCAGCAAAACAGATAATAACGGAAGGGGTTGTATTCATAAAGGAGCTTAAGGAGAAGTCACTTATAACCTCGGATAGAAACCAGATAACCATACAAAATATTCATACATTGGAAGAAGAATCCCGCTCCGTCAGTACCATCATAGCAGTAATCAATGATATTGCGGAACAGACCAATCTGTTAGCACTTAATGCCAGTATAGAAGCAGCCCGGGCAGGAAAGGCAGGAAGAGGGTTTGCTGTGGTTGCGGATGAAATTAAAAAGCTGGCAGAAGGTTCAAGAGAAGCCTCCGGTAAAATAGAAGAAATCTTATGCCGTATTCAGGAAAAGACTCAGATTACCGCAGAGGCTGTAAAAGAAACGGGGCAGCATATTCTAAGTCAGAATACTGCTCTGGATAATACGGTAAATGCATTTTATAACATTAATCATCAAGTGGAACAGCTAATTAAAGGTCTTAAGCAGGTCGGCATGGAAATCGGTGAGATGGAGCAGTCTAAGAATATCACCTTAAATGCTATTATGAATATCTCTGCCATATCTGAACAAACAGCGGCAGCTTGTGAAGAAGTTGAATCCACATCGGAGAATCAGTTGGAATCAGTAACTTCCTTGTACCAGGCAGCCTTACAGATGCAGGAGCAGGTAGGACAGTTAGAGGAAGCTATCAGTAGCTTTAGGGTGTAAGGCAAAAAAGAAGAGTAAGAAGATAGTGTAAAAAAAATTCACACGTTGAATGTAGGCATGCGAGCAGTCGTATACAATGGGAACTAGAATCAGACTTGTTGTGAATTATTCTCAGGAGGATAAATAGGATGTGGAATACAGAGACAGAGATGTTTCAGCTTATGAAAGAAAAACTATATACTCCAGTGGTTGGAGATATACTTGACGGTATGGGTTATTATCATCAATTCCTACCGCCGGATATACGCCCTCTAAAAGCTGATATGAAACTGGCGGGAAAGGCAATGACAGTTCTTATGATAGATGTTTTTTCTCCTCAGGAAAAGCCATTTGGACTGCTTACTGAGGCATTGGATCAATTACAGGAAAATGAAATCTACATAGCGGTCGGTGGTACAAAACGCTGTGCTTATTGGGGGGAGCTTCTAACTGCTACAGCAAGAGTCAGAGGGGCAGTGGGAGCCGTTATAGATGGCTGGCACCGGGATACTCCGCAAGTGCTTGAGCAGGACTGGCCTGTATTTAGTATGGGAAGCTACGGACAAGATTCGTCTGTGCGGACACAGGTAGCGGCTTATCGATGCCCCATTGAATGCGGACAAGTAACCATACAGGATGGAGATTACATTTTTGGAGACATGGATGGTGTATTGGTAATACCAAGAAATATTGCGAAAGAGGTAATACAGAAAGCACTGGAAAAGGCGGCCGGAGAAAAAAAGGTAAGGAAAGCCATTGAAGAAGGTATGACAGCCACAAAAGCCTTTGAAGTGTTTGGAATATTATAAAAGGCAGGGTATAAAATATGGAGCAAAGTGCTTATCAGGTAGATAAAAAAGATACGGTAGCCACTGCCTTGGTACAGATATTTATAGGGGAAGTAAACTTAAGAGGGGCAAAGAGTAACGTAATAACTGCTCTGACGGAGATTCCCAAAGGACATAAAATCGCCCTTTCTAATATAAAGCCAGGAGAAGCCATTATCAAGTACGGTGTGGCTATAGGGGTAGCAGTAGTTGAAATAAAAAAAGGAAGCTGGGTGCATTTGCATAACATGAAAAGTGCCTATGATTCCCGTTCCTCTCATTTGGATGTTAACACAGGTGTTCCTATGGATATTCAATATGAATAAATTCTATGTATTAAAGAGGAAGAGAATGAAAAATGGATAGGATAGGAAATGATTGAATGGATTTAAATAATAAAACCTGGAAAGCATATCTTCGTAAAAATGGAACAAAGGGTATTAGGAATAAACTGCTGGTAATATATACGGTAGAATGTGCTAGCTTTGTGGCAAAGGAAATAGCTTCTAAGATAGGAAATAACGATACGGAGGTAATAGGCTTTTCCGGCTGTACGGACAATGCCTATGCAATACGGCTGTTAATTGCATTGATACGTCATCCTAATGTGGGAGGAGTACTGGCAGTAGGTCTTGGTTGTGAATATGTACAGCCGGAGTGGCTGGCAGAAATAGCAGAAAAGGAAGGCAAGGCTTCTGCCTGGTTTTTTATTCAGGAAGCAGGTGGAACCAGAAAAGGAATCGAAAAAGGTCTTGCCCTGGCAGCAGATATTATCAAAGAGTTACAAAAGGTACCACTTGCACCAATGGATTATTCAGAACTAGTCATCGGAGCAGAGTGTGGCGGTAGTGATTATACCAGTGGACTTGCAGGGAATGTAGTTGTTGGACATTTTTATGATTGGTTAACGGATACAGGAGGCACAGCAGTATTCGAAGAGATTGTGGAAGCGGTAGGTTTAAAGGAGTTTCTTTGCGGGAGAGCAGCTCATGCAAAGGCTAGAAAAGAGCTTTCTTATACCTATGATAAAGCTTTGGCATACTGTAAGTCTGTGAACCAGTATTCTGTCAGTCCCGGTAATTTTGCGGGTGGTCTTTCCACCATAGAAGAAAAGAGTATGGGAGCACTAATTAAGAGTGGTACAAAGCCTATTCAGGGCGTATTAAAGGTAGGAGAAGTACCTGTAAAACCAGGTTTATGGCTGCTTGATTCCACACCGGACCCATATTGGATGAGCTTTGGAATTACCAATCCCAATGACAACGAGGGACTTATGGACTTAATTTCTTGTGGCTGTCATATTACTTTCTTAGTGACGGGACGTGGAAATGTTGTTGGATCGGCAGTTGCTCCGGTACTGAAAATAACCGGTAATAGTGAGACCTATAGACATCTTGTTGAAGATATGGATTTTGATGCCGGAAGGGTACTAGAAGGAGAATGTACACAGCAGGAATTGACTTATGAACTGGCAGAATTGACGGCTCTCATTGCAGGCGGACAGCTTACCAAAGGGGAGAGTTTAGGACATAAGGAATATTTTATCCCTTATAAATATCAGGAAAAGAAAGTCTCTTATGCAGAACCGGTATGGAGTTGCTGTAAATAAATAACTTTCAAGTAACAGATATTCAACCCATAGAATCAGCAATTACCTGACCCAAAATATTTAATAGAAAGGAATGCCATATAAGACTTCTTTTCACAGTTTTATTTGTGGCAGTAACAATGGATATTATAGTGAAGAATTCAATTCATGAAAAAGATGGTTCCGACGATTCTGTTCATAAAGCAAATGATTCCATTCATAAAACCAGAGATTTATGGAATAAAGCCTTTACATTAGAAGGAAAGACTGCCGTTATTACGGGAGGGGCTACCGGTTTAGGTCTTGCCATGACAGAGAGTATGATAAATGCCGGTGCTAAAGTTATAGTACTTGGCAGAAGAAAGAAGAGCCAGGCAGAGAAAGAGCTTGGAAGGTTTAGTGGAAAAGCGGTATATTATACCTGTGATGTCACAGATACGGAAGCTATACCTGTACTGGCAGACCAAATAGTAAGAGAACAGGGACCGGTTCATATCTTGTGCAACAATGCCGGGAACCATTGTAAAAAACCCATAGAGGATATGAGCTGTGAAGACTTTTCGGAGGTTTTAAGGGTTCATCTGGTCGGTGCATTTGCCCTGTCAAAGGCCTTTATGCCTCATATGAAACAACAGGGTGAAGGAAGCATACTATTTATTGCCAGTATGACCAGCTTTATTGGACAGCCCTATGTGGTAGGTTACTCCGCTGCCAAAGCAGGTTATCTTGGAATGGTACATACGCTTGCGGCAGAGGGGGGAAGCTTTGGTATACGAGTGAATGCCATTGCACCAGGTTGGATTGATACGCCTATGTTTCGAAAAGCCACAGAAAACGATGCAGAACGCAAGGCTAAAATACTGGGGCGCACTCCTATGAGAAAGGTTGGAGAACCTTCGGATATCGGCTGGGCAGCCGTATACCTTTGCAGTGAAGCGGCAAAATTTATTACGGGTGCTTGTCTGCCTGTTGACGGCGGCGCCTTAATTGGATTTTAAGGAGGTATTGCTATGGATGCAAATCAGTTTCAGGAAGAATTATTTTTAACCAATCAAACAGGCAGCAGGTTATATCATAAATATGCAGAGGATTTGCCCATCCTTGACTATCATTGTCATTTACTACCCCAGGAAATCTATGAGAACAGGGAATTTGAAGATTTAGGAGAGATGTGGCTGGCTCACGACCATTATAAATGGAGAGCTATGAGAGCCTTTGGGATCGAGGAAGAATACATAACCGGCAGTGCTGCTTATTATGATAAATTTTTAAAGTTTGCAGGACTTTTACCAAAGCTTGCAGGGAATCCAATCTATATCTGGTGCGCCCTCGAACTAAAGCGTTATTTTGGTATTTCTAAGCCTTTAACTTCTGAAAATGCCGAGGAGATTTATCGTAGCACCAAAAGGCTTATTAAGGAACAGCATATGACGCCAAGATGGTGTATGGAAACATCTAGGGTTGAATTTGTATGTACCACAGAAGATCCCGTGG
The nucleotide sequence above comes from Anaerocolumna cellulosilytica. Encoded proteins:
- a CDS encoding RraA family protein encodes the protein MWNTETEMFQLMKEKLYTPVVGDILDGMGYYHQFLPPDIRPLKADMKLAGKAMTVLMIDVFSPQEKPFGLLTEALDQLQENEIYIAVGGTKRCAYWGELLTATARVRGAVGAVIDGWHRDTPQVLEQDWPVFSMGSYGQDSSVRTQVAAYRCPIECGQVTIQDGDYIFGDMDGVLVIPRNIAKEVIQKALEKAAGEKKVRKAIEEGMTATKAFEVFGIL
- a CDS encoding UxaA family hydrolase, producing MEQSAYQVDKKDTVATALVQIFIGEVNLRGAKSNVITALTEIPKGHKIALSNIKPGEAIIKYGVAIGVAVVEIKKGSWVHLHNMKSAYDSRSSHLDVNTGVPMDIQYE
- a CDS encoding UxaA family hydrolase gives rise to the protein MDLNNKTWKAYLRKNGTKGIRNKLLVIYTVECASFVAKEIASKIGNNDTEVIGFSGCTDNAYAIRLLIALIRHPNVGGVLAVGLGCEYVQPEWLAEIAEKEGKASAWFFIQEAGGTRKGIEKGLALAADIIKELQKVPLAPMDYSELVIGAECGGSDYTSGLAGNVVVGHFYDWLTDTGGTAVFEEIVEAVGLKEFLCGRAAHAKARKELSYTYDKALAYCKSVNQYSVSPGNFAGGLSTIEEKSMGALIKSGTKPIQGVLKVGEVPVKPGLWLLDSTPDPYWMSFGITNPNDNEGLMDLISCGCHITFLVTGRGNVVGSAVAPVLKITGNSETYRHLVEDMDFDAGRVLEGECTQQELTYELAELTALIAGGQLTKGESLGHKEYFIPYKYQEKKVSYAEPVWSCCK
- a CDS encoding SDR family NAD(P)-dependent oxidoreductase, which gives rise to MDIIVKNSIHEKDGSDDSVHKANDSIHKTRDLWNKAFTLEGKTAVITGGATGLGLAMTESMINAGAKVIVLGRRKKSQAEKELGRFSGKAVYYTCDVTDTEAIPVLADQIVREQGPVHILCNNAGNHCKKPIEDMSCEDFSEVLRVHLVGAFALSKAFMPHMKQQGEGSILFIASMTSFIGQPYVVGYSAAKAGYLGMVHTLAAEGGSFGIRVNAIAPGWIDTPMFRKATENDAERKAKILGRTPMRKVGEPSDIGWAAVYLCSEAAKFITGACLPVDGGALIGF